One Coffea arabica cultivar ET-39 chromosome 5c, Coffea Arabica ET-39 HiFi, whole genome shotgun sequence DNA window includes the following coding sequences:
- the LOC113689683 gene encoding protein transport protein sft2, with translation MQKTAQAWFSGGPSSDLQKAPSSLLADWNAYAASRESEDAESSSGLGFDLEAAVRTANDKVSGTFNVVSKGVRDLPGNFQSATSSVPSGKSLLYFGILLASGVFFIIIAFSIFLPVMVIAPQKFALCFTIGCAFIIGSFFALKGPKDQLGHMSSKERLPFTLGFIGSTVGTIYVSMVLHSYILSVFFSLLQVIALSHYAISYFPGGSAGLKFLFSTLTSSLLRCFGR, from the exons ATGCAGAAAACAGCACAAGCGTGGTTTTCAGGGGGACCAAGCAGCGATCTCCAGAAAGCGCCTTCATCTCTGTTAGCGGATTGGAACGCTTATGCGGCTTCAAGAGAATCCGAGGACGCGGAGTCTTCTTCCGGGTTAGGGTTTGATCTCGAAGCTGCTGTCAGAACGGCCAATGATAAAGTTTCCGGCACTTTTAATGT CGTATCGAAGGGAGTGAGGGATCTGCCAGGGAATTTCCAATCTGCCACAAGTAGTGTCCCTTCTGGAAAATCTCTCTTGTACTTCGGCATCTTGCTTGCTTCTGGTGTGTTCTTCATTATAATAGCATTCTCCATTTTCCTTCCTGTTATGGTGATAGCACCCCAAAAGTTTGCTCTATGCTTCACAATTGGCTGTGCCTTTATCATTGGCTCGTTCTTTGCCCTTAAAGGTCCAAAAGATCAGCTTGGACACATGTCATCAAAAGAG AGACTACCTTTTACTTTGGGATTTATAGGCAGCACCGTGGGAACGATATATGTTTCTATGGTGCTTCACAGCTATATTCTCTCTGTTTTCTTCTCTTTGTTACAG GTGATTGCACTATCGCACTATGCGATTTCTTACTTTCCTGGTGGATCGGCTGGACTAAAGTTTCTTTTCTCAACGCTTACCTCTTCTCTGCTAAGATGTTTTGGAAGGTGA